In the genome of Streptomyces sp. SAI-127, the window GGTCCCAGGCGCCCGACATGGTGCTCCGGCACGTCCTCGACGTAGCACTGTGCACCAACGACCAAGGAGCCGCCGTACGCGGCCTGTTGGCCGACCCCGGGTTCCTGGTGCATGGCTCGGCCACCGCACTCACCGCCGTCCTCACCGACGAGCGCATCCCGGTGCCCGGCCGGCTGCGCGAGGTGTGGAGGCGTGCCGCACCGGAACTGACGGCGTATCACACCGACAGCGCCGAGCGAGCCGCCCTGCTGCACGCCGCCGCGGTCGACACGGATCCGGACCTCGCCGAGTACCTTCGGCCGCTCGCCCAACAGCACTGGTGGTCCGCGGTGTGGGCCCGGCGGGCCCTCCCCGTGAGCGCGCTGGCTCTGGTGCCGGGCGTGGAGCGAGGGCTGCTGGCCTCGGACCCGACGGGGCGGCTGCGGACGTACGACGTGGGGAGTGGTGCGGCACTCGGCGGGACCGCATCGTCGTCCGTCGGCGCGTCCGACGGAGCCGCAGCGCCCTTCGTCCACCCCACCTTCGTACAACCGCGCTCGGTCGCCCCTCGTGACGCCCGCTCGGCGCTGCTGCTCGACCGGTCCGACGCGCTGCTGCCGCTCGTGACCGAGGACGACCCGACCGCCGCGTTCGCGCTCGAGCGCATCGCCGAGCACCACGGTTCGGCCGCGCTCGCCGGGGAGGAGTCGCTGGTCACCGCGCTCGGCAGCGGCGGCACCCGGAGTCCGTACGCGGTCGTCGGCGACCGGGGCGGCACGGTGCATGTGTGGTCCCTGGGCGAGTACCAGGACGTTCCGCGCTCCTGCCGTGTGCACGAACAGCCGGTCACGGCCGTCACCTGCGTCGACACCGCCGACGGGCTGACGCTCACCTTCAGTGCCGGGGCGGACGGCACGGTGCGGCTGTGGGAGACCTCGGCAGAGCCGATGCCGGTGCCGGTGCAGCAGCGCCGGTACCGGACCACCGCGCTCGCCGCCGCGGACACCTCCGCCGGTCCTGTCCTCGCCGTGGCCTGGAGCGACGGCGAACTGCATCTGTGGCACGTGTTCACCGGCAGGGTGCGTGTGCTGCCCTGGCTGCACGGCTGCGACGCCCTCGCGCTGACCTCCGAGGGCCTGCTGGTCATCGGGGACCCCGAGGGACTGAATGCCGTACGACTGCGGCTGGACGTGCTCTGGGAACGGTGAGGCTCCCTGCCGACTAGCCGAAGGGGCTGTGGGCCGCGGCCACGGCCGTCTTCGGTTCGCGGGCCGGCGTCGGAGCCGTGAAGGAGACCCCGGCGGCCACCAGCGTGGCCAGTTCCAGGAACTCCTCCTGCGCCTCGAAGACCTCGGTGGACAGGGACACCACCACTGCCTGCGGGATCCGTGGGAAGGCGAGGTGGAACGTGGCGGTGCGGACGGCCGAGGTGCTCTCGCCCTCGACGCCGAACAGCGTTCCGGGGACCGTGACGGCCTGATCCGCCACCACGACGGCGGCGAGCCCCGACGGCAGTTCGACGACCGCCTTGTGGGTGTCCGGCTGGTCCGGGTGGGCACGCAGCGCGCTGTGCGGATAGAGGTGGGGGTCCCCGGCGGGACGGTCGGTCACGGAGATCTGGCAGATCCCCGTGAGGAGCAGGTCGTCGTCCGTGCGCAGGACGAAGGAACTGAAGTGGACCAGTCCGTCCTCGACCAGTCTGCCCAGGGCGGCCTCGAAAGCGAGGGCGCTCGCGACCAGTTGGCCGGTCGCCGCGTCGGGGCACAGCTCGGCCAGCGCGGTGTAGTTGGCCTCCATGCGCTCTTCGGGATCGGCCGCCAGATCCACCTGCCGGAAGCCCTCCGGCAGGGTGTACCAAAGGGGCAGCGGGCGGCCGGTGTCGACGGTGGCCGTCACAGGGCCCTGGCCACGGCGAAGATCTTCTGGAGGGGTTCGACGGCGAGCCCGCCCGCCATGACGCCGTCGCCCGCGACGGTGGCGTTCGTGGCCGGGGTCGCCCACGCGTCGGTGTAGTGGGGGTCGAGGGTGATGGCCGTGGGCAGGGCGAGGGCTCCCGTCGTCACCGCTTGTGTCACGTCCGCGGCCATCGCGCCGGCGGCCGACGAGGAGCCGAGCTTGGCGGCGGCCCACTCGACGGGCCTGGCGATGAGCGGGTTGGAGGGGTCCGCCGCCTTCGCCGCCCAGTTGAAGGCCTCGCCGCCGCTCTTCACGGCCTGCGAGACGGTCGCACCGGTGCGGGCGAGCGTCTCGGCTCCCCGTGCCGCCTCGAAGGCGGTCCTGCCTCCCTCGATGGCGGCCTTCGTACCGTCGATGGCGGGGCCCACGCCCGGGACGGCACCGAGCAGGTCGCCGCCGAGCGTGGCCCACTCGCTCAGGTTCTTCGACGTCGGCGGCCACATGTCCTTGCCGCTCTGGACGTACTGGTAGGTGTGCTGGGCCGCCGCGGCCAGGCTGAGGCCGATGGCGATGGGGGCGAGGACGGGGCAGAAGATCGCGGCGATGCCGACGACCGTTGCCGCTACGGTCAGCAGGTCGCCGCCGTGCTCGTTCCACCAGTCCTTGAACTTCTCCCAGGTCCCGCCCTCGGGGGCGTAGTCGCTCGCGTGCCTGCGGATCGCGTCGGCGTACTCCTGGGCCCGGTCGCCGTGCTGGGTCTCCAGCTTCCTGGCGTCGTCGATCAGGTCCTGGAGCCGGTTGCGGGCGCTGTTCAGCGTCCTGCCCGCGCTGTCGAGCCGTTCGTCGGCACTGTTCAACCGGGCCTGGGCGTCGTCCAGTTGCGCCTTGTCGGTGAACATCCGTCCGGCCAGTCGCAGATCCGGGTCGGACCGGGCGGTCTCGTAGTCCCGCTCGGCCTGGTCGGCCTTCCTGCGCGCCTCCTCGGCGTCCACCTCGTAGTGGCCGGCCCTGACTTTGAGGTCGTGCAGGGTGTCGCTCCATCTGGCCATCTCGCCGCCCGCGGCTTCGAGGGAGTCATGGGCGCGCTGGAGGTAGTCGGGGAGGTCCGTCACCTTCTGGGTGAACGCCTTGGCCGCCTCCCCCGACCACCAGGCGCTCTCCTTGGAGAGGGAGTCCAGCAACTGGTAAGTGGTGTGCAGGGTTTCGGCTGTGCGCAGCAGATTGTCGGAGAGGTTGGTCGCCAGGTGAGGGTGACCGGGGGTGGGGTTCCAGCCGAGGCCGGTCCAGTCGTCGCTCACTGCGCCACCCCTGGGGAGTGGGCTCCGGTGTGCGCGAACGCGCCCTGGATCTCCTGCTCGGTCTGCTCGTACGCCTTGATGATGGCGGGCAGCGCCTCGTTGAGGACCTTGATCCGTTCCTGCGTCTTGCCGAGCCCGTACTCCCAGCTCTCCTCGAAGTCCTCGCAGGCCTTGTCGAGCACGCGCTTGCCCAGGTCCTTCGGCCCGGTGTCCTTCATCCGGCGCAGCGCCTCGTCGAGTTGTGACTCGCTGTCCTCGAGCTTCTTCTTCAGCCTGCGCAGTTCATCGAGACTGACCTTGAAATCGGCCATGTTCCTTCCCCCAGTTCTGCAGTTCCTGCGTCAGTCGGAGACACGGCGCAGGAAAAGCCACATTCCCTTGGTGCCGTGGGTCTGCCGGGTGAATCCCTCTTCGGCGGCGAGGGCTTCGGCCTGTCCGACGGAAATCCCGGGATAGCGGGCCGGATTGACGCGGATGTGCCCACGGACGTTCGGGGCGCCGTTGCGGATCTCCCCGCGCAGTTCCTCGCGCAGTCGCTCGGCCGGGACCTTCCTGCGCTTGCGGCGCGACGACCATGCGATCAGGAGGTTCACGAGCACCAGCGCGGCGATGCCGGCACCGATACCCCCGAGGGCAACCGGGCTGACGGCGCCGCCGGGCGGGGCCGCGAGCAGAACACCGGCCATGTGCATCGAGGGGGAACCTCCGGGTGGCAACAGCAGAGGGCCCGCACCCTAGCGACTCCTGTTGTTCGCACGTCCGTCCATGGAGTGACGACCCGGCACACCACATCGCCCGCCGTGCCGCCGCATCAGCGCTGGTCCACGCCTCGACTTCACCCATTCATCACACGCGTTCACATGGCCACCCCGGGAGCCCCACCTCACCACCACTGGCCCTTTCCGAGTGGATCACCATCTTTTTCCGCCCGGATGAGCAAGGCATGGGGGCGGCATCGACCGGAACCGGCGTACTTGTAGGGTGACATGTGCATTACGGGGGAGCTGTTGATCACTTGAGCGTCGTGCTCCATTTCTCTGCGGGCTCCCACACATCGTCGAGACTCATGGGGGACCGGGTTCATGTCGTACCCTCCGCCGCCCGGAGGGCCGGGCGGCGCGTATCCACAGGGGCAGGGAGGGTGGGCCCCACAGCCGCAGCAACCGCAGTCGCAGCCGGGTGGCGTGCCCTACCCGCCCCAGACCGCGCCAGGTCACTACGGCTATCCGCCGCAACCGCCCGCCACGGCTCCGGGTTGGCCCGCGCCGCCCCACATGCCGTACCCGCAACCGCAGCCTCCCGGTGGAACGGGTGGGCCGGGTGGACCGGGTGGACCCGGCGGTGACCGGGGCGGGAGCGGCCTGAAGAAGGCCGTCATCGGTGTGGTCGTCCTGGCCGTACTCGCCGTTCTCGGCATCGGCGGGCTCGCCGCGTACCAGGCCTTCGGCGGCGGCGCGATGCCCACCGCGGCGGGGGACGCGCAGGGCGAGCAACTGCTGAGCGCCAAGGACATCCAGGAGTTGCTCGACGGCCGTAGTCAGGCGTTGGGGAGCGGCGAGGAGGACACGTATCTCGCCCCCTTCACCGGCGAGGCCAGGGACACGCAGAAGAGCCTCTTCGAGAATCTGCGCAAGATCCCCTTCGCGCAGGCCGAGTACTCCGTCCTCAACACGACGGGCACGAGCACCGACGAGTACGGCGACGGGGCCTCGGTCGCCCTCGACGTCGCCTTCGTCCACAAGATCCAGGACGTGGACGTCCGGCCGGTGTCCGAGTGGTACCGGTGGATCATCAAGCGGGAGTCGAAGGACGCCGAGCCGCGGATCACCAAGGTGGGTCCCGCACCGGGTGCCTTCGGTGCCAAGAGCTATGTGTTCTACCCGGCTCCCTGGGACCTCTACGAGGACATGCACGTCGTCAAGAAGGCCCACACGCTGACGATCTCGGACAAGAAGCACGCCGCCGACACGGACCGCTACGCGCCGTACATCGAGAAGGCGGCGAAGGACGACATCGAGCTGTGGAAGGCGAACGGTCCCGAGGACACCGAGACCCCCACGGGCTTCGTGACGGTTCTCGAGCCCGACCGCAAGACCTACTCCTCCCTGTACGGCTCGCAGTCCGTCGACTGGGAGGCCGGCCAGAGCGTGGCGATGCCCACCTTCGACGCCGGGTTCGGCGGTGACGAGAAGGACCTGGAGTACGGCGGTGCCCGGGTCAAGATGGACACGTCCGGGAGCCGCTTCACCAACGCGACGTACTGGCCGAAGCTCGTCCAGGAGATCTCCCACCACGAGTTCGCGCACGCCGTCGTGCAGCCGCTGGAGGCCGCTTCCGGCGGGTTCGCCACCGAGTCCAACACCCGCTGGTGGGTCGTCGAGGGTTTCGCCGACTACGTGGCGTTCCGCTTCGACAGTGAGCTCGGTGCGTGGAACATCCGCAACGACGTCACCGGCAAGGAGTTCAGCGGCACGCTGCCCGAGGATCCCGGGGCCGGGGACGAGGTCTCCACGAACTACACGGTCAGTTACCTGGCCATCCGGTTCATGGCCGAGAAGAACGGCGAGGCCGCGGCTCTTCGGTTCGTCACCGACCAGTACCGCCACCCCGGGCAGCTCGACCAGCAGTTGCGCGAGGCCACGGGCATGGGGGAGAGCGAGTTCCAGGCCGCCTGGGCGCGTTACGTGAGGAGCAACAGCTGATGAGTACAGACGGCAGTCAAGGCTCCGCCGGCCCGTACGGGCAGCAGCCTCCGCCCGGCCCCCCGCCGGGGTACGGGTACCCACAGCAGCCCCCGGCACCGCCGCAGGGCCCGCCGCCGCAGCCGTACGGCCATGGGTACGGCGGACCGCAGCAGGCCCCGCCGAACACGCCGCCGCAGGCGCCCCCGCAGGTGCCGTCGCAGGTGCCGCCGCCGGGGTACGGGGTCCCGCAGGGCTACGGCCATCCACAGCAACCCCGGCAACCGGGCTACGGCTATCCCCAGCAACCCGGGCAGCAGGGCTACGGGTTCCCGCCGCAGCCCCCGCAGCCGTACGGGTACCCAGGGCCGGGCGGCCCTGGCGGCCCCGTCGGCCCGGCCCAGCCCGGGGCCCAGCGCAAGAAGCCGGTCGGGATGATCGTGCTGCTCGTCATGGCCGTGCTCCTGCTGAGCGGGGCCGGTTTCGGGGCCTGGTACATGCTCGTCGGCTCGGCGAGCAACAACGTGCTGTGGAGCGTGGCCTCCAAGCGGGAGGGCGCGGACGTCGACGCGGTCCTCGGGGCGAAGACGCGCGGCACCTGGTTCACCGACAAGGCGGTGGTCCAGACCCTGCCCAACGGTGTGAAGGCGTACGACCTCGACAGCGGCAAGCAGCTGTGGGCGAGTGCGCTCCCCGGCGACAGTAGCGAGGCGTGCGTCGCGCCCGAGAACTCCTCCGGCGACATCGGCATCGTCGCCTACGGCGAGGGGAAGGCCTGCGACCACCTCGTGGCCTACGACCTCGGCACCGGCAATCAGCTCTGGGACAGGGACCTCAGGCCGGGTGGCACCACGTCGAAGGACGAGGTGTCGGTCGCCCGGGCCGGCGATGTGGTCGTCGTCAACGCCGCGAAGGTGACGCTGGCGCTGAAGGCGGCCGACGGCACGGCGGCCTGGGACCCGAAGAAGTTCGCGACACAGGACTGCGGCAGCGGCGAGTTCACCGGCGGCAAGGCGCTGATCCGGGTCCGCGGCTGCCAGGTCAACGACTTCGACGACCCCGACTGGGGCCAGAACTGGGACGAGGTCTCACTGATCGACCCGGCCACGGGACAGGCGCGTTGGACCTACCACCACAAGGTGCCCAAGGACAGCTTCGGCGAGATCGAGGGCCGCGACGTCGTCTCGACCTCTCCCGTCGTCCTGATCCGGCACGGCGACGACGGGGAGGCGCTCTTCTCCCTCGACGACGAGACGGGCAAGGTGCGCAGCCAGTTCTCCCCCGCCACACCGTCCGAGTACGTCAGGACCGACGACTCGCTGGGCGGTCCCTGGTCGGAGGCGGGCGTCTTCGGCGACACCTTCGTCATCGGTGCGACCAGTGAGAAGAGCAAGGAACTGCTGGCCGCCTACGACCTGGACAGCGGCAAGCAGCTGTGGAAGACCGACGCGGTCGAGTTCAGGTCGTTCTATCCGCTGCCCGCGGCCGGAGGTGACCGGATCCTCGCCTACAAGACCAGCAACGACACCGACAAGGGCCCCGAGCTGGTGGAGTTCAACGCGAAGGACGGTGCGACGAAGACCGTCGTCGAGTACCCGACGGACGTCCGCAAGGGCATGTCGATATCCGCCAGGCCCTACTGGCACGAAGACCGGCTCTACGTGTCGGAGCCGAACCCTTCCGTCATCTACGGGGAGACGCCGTACACCCTGGTGGCCCTCCCCACCACCGACTGACCGAGGGGCCGTTGTCCAGAAGGCTCCCGTCGCCCGCGTACCGGCGACGGGATCCTTCTGTCCGGGTCAGTACCGCGCGGCGGCCCTCGTCAGCCCGGAACAGTCCTGCCCGCCGGCGGGGTCCGGCTCGTACACCCAGTACAGGGCGGCGAGTTGGGCCAGCAGCAGGACGGGGACGACGCACCCGGCGGCCATGGCGAGGGCCCCCGGCCGCTGCCTCCGGCGCCGCAGGGACAGCAGGAGGAACAGGGCCGCCAGGGCGCACGCGGGCGCGGCCCAGGCGGTGACGTACATGCGGGTGGACGGGCCCAGGTAACGGCAGTTCTGGAAGGTGTCGCCGTCGAAGGAGAAGTGGGCCGCGAGAAGGCCCGCCGAGGCGACGACGAGGGCCGGGACCAGCAGCGACCGGCGCGGCGTGGGGCCGGCCATCAGTACCAGTCCGGATTGGGTCGGACGATCCGGATGTTCTGCTGCCCCTCGTGCTGCTCGGTCGCGGGGAGCCGGCCCTCCAGACTGACGTTCTGGTACGAGTCGCTGTGCTGCGTGTACTTGATCTCGCCGTCCGGCATCACCGCGGTGACGATCGCCGCGTGGTGCGTGTTGCCCTTCTCGATGGAGTCGTTCGGCCCGGACTGCTCGTAGTAGATGATGTCGCCGGGCTTCACGTCGGAGCGCGGGACCTCGCTGCCGCCGTGCTCCAGCATGAAGTTCTGGTTGTTCTCGGCGGCGGCCCAACTGTCGGAGTAGGCAAGCCGTTTGTCGACGCCGTCGACGCCCGTGCGGTTGCCGATCATCCAGGAGTCGTCGTCGGACGTCCCCCAGATGCTGGTCTTCTCCTTCATCCCCGCGTGCAGCAGGGCGTTGGAGACGAAGTTGGTGCAGTTGTTGCCGAAGTCGGTCGGGTCGCCCTTGTCCCAGTTGGCGAGGGCGTACTCGACGAGTTTCACGCGGTCGTACTTGCCGTTGCCGCGCAGTTCCTGCCGTACGCCGGCCGGTATGCCGTCGAGGTTGGCGAGGGCGACCGGCTGGGCCAGCATCATGTCCTTGCGCTGCCGGTCGGTCAGACCGTTCCACCACTGACGGACGGTGGTCGGGTCCTCGCCGACCGGGATGTCGTTCGCGAGCATCTGCATCTGGACGTGTGAGGCGTGCGTCTGGAGGTCGTTGAGGGCCGTGCCGGGATCGGTGAGCCCGGTCTGGCCGGCGAGCTTGGTGAACTCGGCCGCCGCCAACCGGTCGGCGGCCGTGACCTGTTGGACGGCCTGGTCGACAAGATCCTGCACCTGCGTGCGGTACGGCCCCATCTCCTCGGCCTCGGTGCGGCTGCGCGGAGGCGGACCGGTGACCGTCCCGTCGACGCCGATCTCGAGGCCGTACCGCGTGGCGAGGTCCACCGCGGCACGCATGGTGCTGTGCGCGGTCTCGATGGTCGTCGTCATCCCGTCGGCGACCATGTTGACCGACAGGAGAATGTCGTAGGCAGCCTCCAACTGGTCGGCCAGCTTGGCGAACTCGGCGGCAGCGGTGGCCCCGACCTCGTCGGTCCAGTTGTCCTTCAGCGGCTTCGCGCCGTACTCGCGCAGGTCCTTCGCCGCGTCCAGGGAGTACTTGGCCAGGGCGTGCCACTCGTCGGCGGCCGTCGCCCAGGTCTTGGGGCGGGCGTTGTTGATCCCCTCGTACGACACCATGGTCAGCCCCTCCCGAGATCGTGCAGCCCGGCGCGCAGCCGCGACTCGGCCTCGGTGTCCGCACTGTCGTAACCGTCGGCGGACTCCCGCAGCTTCTGGCTGAGTTCGCCCATCCGCTTGGCCAGGGAGACCATGTGCTCCTCCCACTTCTCGGCACACACCTTGAGCTGCACCGGGCTCTCCCAGCCGTTGCCGTAGTGGGAGCCGTACACCTCATCGCTGGTGTCGAGCGAATGACTGAGACGCTTCATCGTCTGCTGGGACAAGGATTCGGTGTCATCAGCCGCGGCGCGTACGCGCGCGGCGTTGATGTCGATGTCGGCCATGGACGACTCCCCCGATGTGAACTGGCTGTTGGTGATCATCGTACGGGGGGTATGGGGGGCGTCCGCGGAACCTTCACACGCGTCTCACGCGTCGCGGACAGCGCTCTTCACAGTGCCTGCTCCGGCCCCCACGGCCCTCTCCGGATCTCGCTGATAACTTGCTCCCGCCGCCAGTTCTTTTCTTTCCTCGGGGGATTCCATGAGCCAGCCGCCGCCGTACCCACCGCCACCACAGCCTCCGCAGCAGCCGCAGCAGCCGCAGCCGCAGGGCGGCTACAACCCGTACCTGCAGCCCGCGCCACCGCAGCAGCAGCCGGGGTTCGGCCCGTCGCCCGTCCCCGGGCAGCCCCCGATGCACCCGGCACCTGCGTTCCCGCCGCCGCAGCCCCTCGCTCAGCGCCCGGCCACCGGCGGCAACCCGGTCGGCGCGATCGTTCTCGGCCTCGCGGCCTCGGTCTTCGTCGCGCTGCTCTACACCGGGCTCATCGCGGCCACGTACAAGGAACAGTCGGTCACCGTGGCCAACACCCTGTACCTGGCCCACGCGCTCATCAACGGCGCGCTCGTGGGGGCATTGATCGGCCGGATGGCCGGCCGCAACACCGGCGCGGTCATCGGTGCGGCCGTCATCGGCGCGCTCGGCGCGTTCTTCGGCTACGTCAACGCGCTTCCGTTGATCTTCGCCGTGGAGGAAACCCCCCTCGCAGCCTGGCACTTCCTCCAGTCCGAACCCTTCTTCCCGGCCAAGGCCTGGTGGAACGACGAGGCGTCCGGCGGAGTCGACTGGTTCTCTCCGCTGGGACTTGTGGTTGCGGCAGCGGCCGCGTGGGGGCTCGCCTACGCGATCGGCAGTAAGCGTCGCGAGACGTGACGTGACGTCGAGGCCGTTGACTACTGGCCGGACTCCCGCGTCCCGGTGGAGCACGATGGCTTTCTTGTGGTGAAGGCAGTGCCCGGCAACTTCTGGGGTCATCCGGTCAGGGCCTCTCCCCCGGTGTGCCGGTGAGAGGCCTGTTCACCGGCGTCTCTCAACTCGCCGCGTCACCATCGCCGTGGTCCATCCTCGCCACCACCTGCGCGATGAAACCGACGAGGGGAGTCAACACGCCCGCCGCGGCCGTCCACAGCCGCCAGGCACCGCTGTCCGGGACGAGCAGCAGGGCGGTCAGGCAACCGAGCGCCACCGCGAGTCCCACGACGACCGGTGCGGACGCGGTCACGAGCCAGCCGGCGCCGAGGTCCAGAGTCTGCACTCGCCGCTCGGGATCCGGCTGCGCGGGTGCCATGACGCCCGCTTCCTCGGTCTGCTCGGCAACCCGGACCGGGACGGCACCCGGCAGTTGCCAGCCGTCGTCGCCCACGAGTTCGGCAAGGACGTCCCTGCCACGACGTTGGTGCGGATGCCAGAGCAGCCAGCCTTGCGCGCCGGTCAGAGCGGTGCCTGCGGCTTCGCCGTCCATCTGGGAGTGGAAGGGAACCTGCCGTCCACCTCCCTCCAGCACCAGACACCGCAACGTGCGGGTGTTCTCCCGACGCTTCTTCTCGTCGGCCGCCTCCGGGCTGCCGGGCGGAGGCACGTCGGTGTGCTTGCCGGCTCCGGTGACGGTGACGCGCAGCGCCTTCCAGTCGGGGCCGACCGTGCGCTTGGGGCGCCGCGGGCTCTCGTTCTTCCACCAGTAGCCGAGCGGGGCGAGAGTGGCCAGGGCCCAAAAGCCCCCGATCGTCCACGAGTCACCGAACTGCACGGCCCGCCCGGCGAGTTGACGCTCCACGTCCTCACGCTGGTCGTCACCGATGGCGCCCAGTTCGGGGTGTGCGGGGACGTAGGCGACGTAGAGATCGCTGCCGACTTCCTGTCGCCGATTCGTGGACGCCTCGAACTTGGCTGGCACAGCGCGCCCCCCGGTCGGTGACGGGAGCAGGACGGTGAGGTCGGCCGTGGCGGCAGCGAAACGGCTGCTGCCCTCCGCGACCTCATTCTCGATCTTCATGACGGGACGCTGCTCGATCACTGCATCCGCCTCGGCGAGTACGGAACTCGTGCCCGTTCCCCGGGCGTCGGCCGCCGCCAGCGTCACCCAGAGAGCCAACAGCGCGGGAACGGCGACCATCGCACCTGCGAAGCGGGCAGACAGCCAGAACGCGCTGCTCAGCCGCGACGGCACCGCGCCTTCCCCGCGGCCTGGGGTCGCCGACGCCGTTTGCACGCCGCATCGG includes:
- a CDS encoding PQQ-binding-like beta-propeller repeat protein, translated to MSTDGSQGSAGPYGQQPPPGPPPGYGYPQQPPAPPQGPPPQPYGHGYGGPQQAPPNTPPQAPPQVPSQVPPPGYGVPQGYGHPQQPRQPGYGYPQQPGQQGYGFPPQPPQPYGYPGPGGPGGPVGPAQPGAQRKKPVGMIVLLVMAVLLLSGAGFGAWYMLVGSASNNVLWSVASKREGADVDAVLGAKTRGTWFTDKAVVQTLPNGVKAYDLDSGKQLWASALPGDSSEACVAPENSSGDIGIVAYGEGKACDHLVAYDLGTGNQLWDRDLRPGGTTSKDEVSVARAGDVVVVNAAKVTLALKAADGTAAWDPKKFATQDCGSGEFTGGKALIRVRGCQVNDFDDPDWGQNWDEVSLIDPATGQARWTYHHKVPKDSFGEIEGRDVVSTSPVVLIRHGDDGEALFSLDDETGKVRSQFSPATPSEYVRTDDSLGGPWSEAGVFGDTFVIGATSEKSKELLAAYDLDSGKQLWKTDAVEFRSFYPLPAAGGDRILAYKTSNDTDKGPELVEFNAKDGATKTVVEYPTDVRKGMSISARPYWHEDRLYVSEPNPSVIYGETPYTLVALPTTD
- a CDS encoding type VII secretion target, giving the protein MITNSQFTSGESSMADIDINAARVRAAADDTESLSQQTMKRLSHSLDTSDEVYGSHYGNGWESPVQLKVCAEKWEEHMVSLAKRMGELSQKLRESADGYDSADTEAESRLRAGLHDLGRG
- a CDS encoding amidase domain-containing protein; amino-acid sequence: MVSYEGINNARPKTWATAADEWHALAKYSLDAAKDLREYGAKPLKDNWTDEVGATAAAEFAKLADQLEAAYDILLSVNMVADGMTTTIETAHSTMRAAVDLATRYGLEIGVDGTVTGPPPRSRTEAEEMGPYRTQVQDLVDQAVQQVTAADRLAAAEFTKLAGQTGLTDPGTALNDLQTHASHVQMQMLANDIPVGEDPTTVRQWWNGLTDRQRKDMMLAQPVALANLDGIPAGVRQELRGNGKYDRVKLVEYALANWDKGDPTDFGNNCTNFVSNALLHAGMKEKTSIWGTSDDDSWMIGNRTGVDGVDKRLAYSDSWAAAENNQNFMLEHGGSEVPRSDVKPGDIIYYEQSGPNDSIEKGNTHHAAIVTAVMPDGEIKYTQHSDSYQNVSLEGRLPATEQHEGQQNIRIVRPNPDWY